In one Tachysurus fulvidraco isolate hzauxx_2018 chromosome 16, HZAU_PFXX_2.0, whole genome shotgun sequence genomic region, the following are encoded:
- the LOC113655604 gene encoding ankyrin repeat domain-containing protein 9-like translates to MSVCSHNTWCRLGKMGGTCYERKILTLYQAVKQHEPVQMLEDMRNMEIFHWEECSHQRTYTPSEALMYAIVHDHRDYAQYLLNEFSDGALATPGEHACCSHSSAPHLALAVHYNRKEIMALILQETSWSNMNRGECKHVDEGRNPLHLACELLHSDAVILLLASGASPQAENKDGMTPLDLILKQLQASKENTRAKMLCLERMLMFMTEVRFKMKSSLKNDPEYWSNVLGEETFNYLVGRIPRTLFLLAMKRTLTQLPSREFFKSLDELPIPAFLKPLPQSP, encoded by the coding sequence ATGTCTGTATGTTCTCATAATACCTGGTGTAGACTGGGCAAGATGGGTGGCACGTGCTATGAACGCAAGATCTTAACTTTGTACCAAGCTGTAAAGCAACATGAACCTGTGCAGATGTTGGAGGACATGCGGAACATGGAGATATTTCACTGGGAAGAATGCAGCCACCAACGGACATACACTCCATCTGAGGCACTGATGTATGCCATCGTGCACGACCACAGAGATTACGCACAATACTTGCTGAATGAGTTCTCAGATGGTGCTCTTGCCACACCAGGTGAGCATGCCTGCTGCAGTCATTCATCTGCTCCACACTTAGCCTTGGCTGTCCACTACAACAGGAAGGAAATTATGGCTCTCATTCTTCAAGAGACTTCTTGGTCCAACATGAACAGAGGAGAATGCAAACACGTGGACGAGGGCAGAAATCCACTCCATCTGGCATGTGAGCTGTTACACTCAGATGCTGTCATACTGTTACTGGCAAGTGGGGCTTCACCACAAGCTGAGAATAAAGATGGTATGACACCGCTGGATCTCATTCTCAAACAGCTACAGGCCTCCAAAGAGAACACACGTGCCAAGATGTTATGCCTGGAAAGGATGCTCATGTTCATGACTGAGGTGCGGTTCAAAATGAAGAGCTCATTGAAAAATGATCCAGAGTACTGGTCCAATGTTCTGGGAGAGGAGACGTTTAACTACCTGGTTGGAAGAATTCCAAGGACACTCTTTCTCTTAGCTATGAAAAGAACTCTGACTCAACTACCTTCTCGTGAATTTTTCAAAAGTCTGGACGAACTGCCCATTCCAGCATTTCTGAAACCCCTCCCACAGAGCCCTTAA